CTATAAAATTTGTTAACAAAATCACTTCTTTTACAACAACCAAGAAACTTGTATGTACTGAACTCAATCACTTCACTGAGATGCTACAGAAATTGAATTAGTAACCCTGCGATGCTTAGACCCAGGTACAGGCCTACAGGGTGTCTGTTTAAGGTAAGGATTCCCAACGTAAGACTCATCAAGTTCTAATTTTGAGGACCGAAGGATCCAAATTCAGATTTGGACTCCACAATAAATAACAcagatttttgagtttttttaaaagttaaagtATAGTTGGTATTTACTGAGTCTTATAATAATTTAggagtattttaaaaatattctttaaaagGTTGTTACTTACCAAAGTAGAAAATAGAAATctttttcaaatattaaatgaaatgtTATTGGCATAGAAACTAAGTgttattttttagaaaagaaagAATCTTTTCtaaagaataaataaatgaGTTGTAAATTGTGCACCTATCAAGTACTTCATCTGTATATTAACAATATTACGATCTAGACTTTTGCATTTTCCAAACCGTTAATATCTTCAATTATTGAAGAATATAACATGCTTCCTGTGTTTGTATCCCCGTTGTGTCATATGGGCACCGGTATGGTAGGGGTGGAGAGCGAGCCTGAACATCACAGTTGTATGCACACAATAGCACTTtactaataattattattttggccGTAACATAACTTAACAGAAAAGGACTAAGTGTCAGACTGCAAATACAATCAaggttaaaaaattaaaattgatgtatatatatgatgCAGATCGTGTGTCTACTCTCAAAGGAGCCGAAAATCCACAGCTTATTAGATTAAAACGGTTTGCTAAAATTACTGCACTTCACGCTTATTAACTATGTAAGCATGAAACAGAAATTGGCTATAATCAAATCAAGGGCCCATTGGAATTAGGAAATAACCTTCTACCACAAGACAACCTAAATCAAATCCCCATATCTTTTTTAATATGAAAACAATTTTAGAGGCATTGCCGCATTAGAAAATAGAATGTACATCATCAGTCAAAGAGAAATCACAATACTTATTATAATAGTCAAGCAACAATTTCATAATCTTGCATTATAAAAGGAATGCAGCAATTCCCAATGGTAGATTAAAGTTACATATGGAGACTTAAACCAAGCTTTCTTAAAAATTTGTCCCTTTTTAACGCATTTTCCCCGTGGAATCCGGGGGTTTTGATGCATACAAACAGTAATGTTGTACTAATTCCTATTCCCTACTCTATTTAGACTAAAATAGAAAAGCTCACTTATAGTTTGTATGATAGTGTGATCATAGAAGTAGAGGGCCACACCAACTAAGTTAACAGAAATATCGTTTGTTACAAGAAAACTTCACGGCAGTAACAGAATAATGACTAGCAACAGAGCCATCCAAAGAAAAGgttaaaacagaaaaagcaTACCTAACTGCTGATGCAAGACAGACGCACCCAAAAGATTTATTGCTCTTTCAGCATTTTGGATTTCCTCCTGCACAAACATACAACAGGAAATTGACCATCAGCagataatttaatataaatcaaatttcGGCATGTTGTAATAGTGTCCAAATGTTGAACCAAAGAATAGAGCTAAAAGACATAAGGAATGAGACATTCTTTCTTTTACATGAGCTCATTGTATAGCATGTCACAGTCATACAACTGTAAGTTGAAAGAAATGCACACATCTATGTTATCCAACTAATCTGATTTGACATTGAACCTGAATTTATCCCAAAACTGAATGAATTTAACCAAACTTGGACCTGACGGTGGCTGCTAGGTTGAATCCAGGTTGTGTGTGTCTCTGAAAGTGCCCGACACCAAACAAATCGACCATAGTTAGACCCAAGGTAAATCAAATCACACCAAATTCTATTGAAGACAACCAAACTGGAACTCCAACTTATGAGAAACTGATAATAAAAGATTACCCCGATTATGAAATTAAATCGTAAccaacaaattttttaaatattggtAGTCCTTGCCATTTGGAAACATGACATTGACAACAATGTACTTGAAAGGAGTAATGTTGGAAATTAAAAGTCACCGTTCAACGTAAGtacaatattcaattttaataaaattatagttAACACTAGGCAGAGGAActgaaaattaaattagagCTATCAAGATGACTATAAGCCTACAACTTGCCGTATGAGACAGCACAGCAAAAAATTAATCGTTCTAGCTTCTGGAGGTGCGTAATCAAATCATAGCTTACAAAAGATATTTATATGGATAAAGCTATCCTTTCTTAAAGGCAGTAGGATAAATAGCAAGATGACAATGGAATTTGTTAAGTAGGGACATTATAACAAACTTATCTTTCTGCACAAAAAGAACTTCTCTAAGGAAAAGATAGTGAGCAAGCGTTGATAATGTCACATCTGAAATCTCATGGTCTTCTTACGTAATATTGATCATGTCACAGCTGATAGTAGCAATCAATTAGTCAATGATTCACTCAAGTCTATGTTATATTAAATTGAATAGAGCTTAAGGTGCCAATTGGTTTCACGCTCAGTCAGTACTCAAGCTGTCCAAGAATTATTAcaaaggttttcaaaaaaaaggTTCACGTTATAGCATTAAGATTTAAGATAGAAGAATCAAGTATTAACTTCAGTTCATGACAGACTTCTCAAACCGCATTTTGCAACCATCAAAAATAAGTTGCAACCAGCTACAACCATCATTGCTATATTTCTACAGAAAAATCACAACAGTGAGGCAGTAGCTGATCTGTGATTTCCTTTTAGCTTTAGATAAGAAACTCATTTTTTAGCCTTATCTCAGTCCTTTGTCTGCCTTAACTACTCTAAAAATTCATAAACTTGACTTGCCACTGTAATTAGTCAGAACTATTAAAGTAAAAAGAGCAGCTGAAAGAGAATGTGCTCCAGCACACCTGTGGTGGATGTGGATCCCATTCATCCGAAAGGGTACTAGAAAGAACTTTAAGTTCCACATTAACTTAGGCCATTAACATTCAAATCATCTACTGTTAGCTGAATGTTTGACCAGTGCAAATATCTTAGTAGTCAAGGGAACAAATCAGATGAGTGCTTAAGTTTGGCCAGTCGGGTGTTACAGAAGTGCGCAAAATAATGCAAGAATTGGCAATGGAAAGGATAAAGAAAGGATACCTCATTGAATGACCGGATAATTTTGTTAAATGAAGAAAAACCAATAAGGAGCCATTACCACTGTAATGTTACAAGTTTATCCACAACATTGTTCCTTTAGGATGGCTACTGATAGTCTGATTTTACCCAAAATCAACACTGTTAGTAATGGTTTTCTAAGCtacaataaatttttaaaaacaaaaaagaatgaGCTTACATGGACAGTATGTCGGGAAATAAATGTACATTGCCATATTTCAGGAATTTTGAATAAAACTAACATTATTTTGGAGGAACTTTCCAAAACATAGTCAGAGAAACAAGAATATATTCGgataacattttaaaaaggaaaagaagaagaaCGAACAGAAGGGGAGGAAATAAAATGTATGTTGcaatattttggaaaatttacagACATTAAGATCATGTTTGGACAACATTTTAAGATGggaaggaagggaaaggaaggggatgAAAAGAGACAGGAGGAAATATTGATGTCTTTTCCTTCTAAATCTTTCCATTGTTGAaggatttgttttgtacaaaatatAAAGGTATTCTCCCATCCAATTCCTTTCCTTCATTGCCATATCCTCCCTTTTTAACCAAAGAGAAGAAATGTCTTCCTCCATTTTCCTCACCTTTATTTTCCTCTATTTTCTCACCTTTCTTATCTTCCTTTATCTCCCATCCAAACATAGAATAAAAACTGCATAAGTTCTTATTTTTCACGTCACAAAATAGAAAAACCAAATGAGTgtataaaacataatttaaaagCACATTATTTGTTATGTGTTGCTACACATTGCTTTAGTTTTCTTGTAACAAATTGACAACTCTTGCTAATTGATAGAATACTTCAAACTAAAGATATTTCTTAGCAATGACCCCCTTTAATAATGAAAAGGGCAAATATTTACTTTCCCTTCCAAAATGTTATCTCGTCTTCACCACCAATTGCATCAAAAATGATGCCACAACCAAAAGTAGTCTCAACTTAAAGATATTGTACTATAGGTTTCTTGTTTCCACTTTGTTATTTAACAAAAACTTGCTAAACCATACTCGACAAAATACTACAAGCTGCAATGCTCATGCAAGAAGAAATCAGTAaactaagtaagaaaaattGTCTGTGTTCAGAAAAATCAAAAAGAGCTACTAGCTAAACAAAGAATTAAGCACCATGCCACCATACATGAAAAGAGAAGCATACATTAAATATTAATGACGGAGAAATTCAGGAAGAAATAATATCAGATTACCTGAGGATCATGACCCTTAGGAGCTACAAAGAGACCACCCTTGCGAACCAAAGGAATACAGTACTCAGCTGACCAGCAAGAAAGAACCACAAACATACAGTGAGAACTATAAGAACCTCCAAATGGACTTTAAGGCTTAGATGTTTTGCATAGGAATTTACTTATCACCTAGAACCCTTAGGTCTGCAACAGCCCTGGCAACAGCTATATCAAAGGACTCTCTGAACTCCAAGCTTTGTCCAAAATTCTGCCCTATAACTAAGGAGCTTTAGTGTGCAatataagaagaaaaaaatcaaccaatcaATCAATCATAAAGATTAAAGCATGACAAGGAATTACAACATAATACCTCAGCCCTGTCATGGATAATTTGCACATTTGACAAACCAGTCACATTGATAGCATGCTCCAAGAATAAGCATCGCTTGTTCATAGACTCTAAAAGTGTGACCTTCCAACCTACTcaaaattagataaataaatacaaatgtAGCAagacataaaacaaataaaatggtAAAATCAATACTCAGCAACAGTTGGTATAATGATATACATCTCAACACCTAGCTCAACTAATAATATGGTGAATCAATACTCAGCATCAGTTGGTATAAGGATATTCATTCTAACACTGAGCTTATGTAATAACATTCCATTACCACACAAAGGGAAAAAAATCTGAATCAGGTTAGTTAAAATATTACAAACAAAGCAAAAACATTTATTCCGAATAAGAATAAGGTATGCATATATTGAGAGATAACAATCAAGAAACCAACACAGAAGAAAAGCACATGCTATCCTCAACCATAAAACAAACTCACAAGTTATTCTCCCCATTCAAATAACTCCTACATACCCTAGCTGCCTTAGCCCATCATGACACTTTATAAATGACCTTTTTTCGCAACATATTACACAAAACAAAAGGTCCTCGAAAAGTCGAATAACTTTCAAGAAAATAAACCGAAAGAATCCTCCACATAGACGCCAGAGGCCTATGCTCTTCCATTTCCATCAACTTTATACTCGATAATCAAAGCCAAGACCATGATACTAGTTTATGTGTAGAGGAGCCAACGGCCCAATATACTCGCTAACATAACACACTTTTCTGGCACTCATACACACGTAATTGTGATGATGAACTATCTAAGTTACCATACCAACAATGTCACGATCTTACAATGGAGCTCTAATATGTGAGCTAAACTTTGCTCACAACACAAATCTTGCGTGCACAAACACACCAAACCACTCTTGCAAAGATATAAAACCTTACTAAGTTGCATTTCTACAACACACCATAATATAATATTGAAAGACATCCCCAAAACTTCCTTTCACACACATGAAaaccattttaaaattttggccTTTTGGTCTCAACTCACATAACGCATCCCACAATTTTCCAATTATGATAAGGTATTCCTACCCTAGATgcgtaaatttattttaatcttctttgATTTCATAGTCATACTCATCCACAATGCAAAATATCAAATGCGGTGGCCATTGTGGTAAAAGGCTCAAAACCAAGTTTACAGTCAATGCAGATAGTTTTATTGTTGTGATGCTCTATAGTACGGTAGCAGTAActtcaaaaacctttacaatgtggTCGTGATGTGGTGTGTAACCGATATTTTGcactatatagatatataaggAAAGTCAAAAGAGGAGCATCGAACATTTAGTTTAACTGTAGAAAATCTCCATCATCATCAGCTCTACACAAATTGgaaaaaatgtaaatttgattGAACCGAAGTGGCATACCTCAGGCACGCTAATAAAAGTTAATATACTCTAAATTGTACTTTTTTGATGTATACTCTTACTAGTTTTTATTGATGTATAAATTGGGCTCTTAAAGTCTTAATTACAGCATAGAGGTAGAGGGCGACCGCCACTGCCCATGCTCCCAAATTCTCATAAAAAGTCATCTACAAGAATCACAGAGACAACAAGGTGAAGTAGAAACTAATTTCTAAGCAACTAAACTTCTTTTGAACGAATTATCAACTTATTTAAATTCTCACTCTTCAAAGAATCATAAAATTTATGAACTTTCAAGATAATAGATAAAGAAAGTGGAATTCAATACCAGGACAAGCAATAGCTAAGATCAATCCAGGAAGTCCAGCACCACTTCCAACATCAACAATATTGATATTTTCAATTGAAGAACCACAATGTGAAGTGTAATTTTCATGAATAGGAGGTAGAATTGCAAGCGAATCTTCGATATGCCTTTCCATTACTTGGCTCTTCTCCGTAACAGCTGTTAAATTCATCttctgaaaaacaaaaaaaaaatccattgagaatttaatttaaaaaaattaaatttaatatataacaataaattgaatgaagagagaaaataatacCTGATTCCATTGAAGAAGAGCATCGACATAGATAAAAACTTTATCTTTCTGTTGAGAATTTAGGGCTTCAAAGTGAGAAGACTTGGGAAGTGAAGCAGTAGATTTGAAGTTGCGGTTGTTTGAAGCGAATTTAAGGGGCGTGAATTTATAGCAAGGAAGGTGTTTGATGAAAGTTCTGAAAGAAATTGGCGACAAAAGTGCTCCGCTACGGCAGTACAACATTATTTCCCGCGCTGAAATGTTTTACtgttatgaaaaaacaaataaaggGTTTTAAAATGTTGATTATATATGTTATTGGGATTGATTAATTGGTTTGTTCGCTTCGCATGCTCAAATGTACAAGGAGCTGATCTCGTGTGTCGTGTGTCGTGTGTCGTGAGTCGTGAGAAATCGCCTTTTAATGAgacgattttaaaataaaaaattttatatgctaataattttattagttaGACTATATAGTTCATGTAGGGACAGTGTTTCAGAATGAGACCATTTCTTATTACtcactttatttccaaaatatgGCAACATATTTCGTTCTAATTTGTTCCATTGTTATAGTTTTTATTTAGATAACGGTCCTCTCGGTTCTCTAGTTATTAATTATACATATTTTGTCATTTTCTCTTGTGTTTATTTTTATCTAGATAATTTTAGTGTTCCCTctattttcttaatatgtgtgtaaaaattgtttattgtaatttctTGGAAATAGAGAGAATAAGACTTATAACTTAGAGAAAAGGTGGATTTGAAGGCACTATCGGCCATTTAATTTTGCCCCTTAAATGAAATATTGAGTGAAGTTGTATGGAGGAGAGTTTTAAGGgaaataagataaaattagaATTGCAATAAATGGATGAGTGTTACCTAACGTTTGCTCTTACAATGTCTTGTGTAGTGGTTACCACTTAAGTCTTGCACAGCTATGGCCTATGGTCAGTTCAATTCAAGACAACAACATATTTTGTTATGTTGATTAGTTTGGGGAAGCGCACGTGAATCATTAATAATCttgcattattaatttattttgtcttaCTAGTTTGATTTGTCGGTACTCGAAAAGCTTAATTtgcattataaatatattaataatatacaacgactaataatacattaatacgactaataatgcacCAATACGATACGATTAAGAATATATTCATACAACTATCAATATacaaatattatactaatacaagtaaaaatatactaatattGCACTAATACGAGTACTAATACACTATACAACTAATCATACTActacaatttttattaaataacttacctcaaatataattttaaaaaatattaaattttaaacttttatacaaaaatataaaattagaaataataatggctataattttaaacattatcaaaagatcataaCCAATAATATACTCACTACAAAAAAACAGCAAACTTCCAACTAGACAAAACAGTCCGAGTTTAGAAGGTATAGGCCTATACCGACTAAATTCCGACTGACTCTGTCTAATCGGCTCAGAATGATCGGAAATTTGCTTTAGTCGGTATATTAGTCGAAATTCCGACTAAAAAAGAGGTGGTAGGAATTTTGTCGGAATTC
This Amaranthus tricolor cultivar Red isolate AtriRed21 chromosome 13, ASM2621246v1, whole genome shotgun sequence DNA region includes the following protein-coding sequences:
- the LOC130798654 gene encoding uncharacterized protein LOC130798654 isoform X2 codes for the protein MLYCRSGALLSPISFRTFIKHLPCYKFTPLKFASNNRNFKSTASLPKSSHFEALNSQQKDKVFIYVDALLQWNQKMNLTAVTEKSQVMERHIEDSLAILPPIHENYTSHCGSSIENINIVDVGSGAGLPGLILAIACPGWKVTLLESMNKRCLFLEHAINVTGLSNVQIIHDRAENFGQSLEFRESFDIAVARAVADLRVLAEYCIPLVRKGGLFVAPKGHDPQRHTQPGFNLAATVRRKSKMLKEQ
- the LOC130798654 gene encoding uncharacterized protein LOC130798654 isoform X1; this translates as MLYCRSGALLSPISFRTFIKHLPCYKFTPLKFASNNRNFKSTASLPKSSHFEALNSQQKDKVFIYVDALLQWNQKMNLTAVTEKSQVMERHIEDSLAILPPIHENYTSHCGSSIENINIVDVGSGAGLPGLILAIACPGWKVTLLESMNKRCLFLEHAINVTGLSNVQIIHDRAENFGQSLEFRESFDIAVARAVADLRVLAEYCIPLVRKGGLFVAPKGHDPQEEIQNAERAINLLGASVLHQQLVDSHGPFGQRTAIVCFKDRRTPKKYPRTPGTPAKMPL